The Leishmania braziliensis MHOM/BR/75/M2904 complete genome, chromosome 28 region aacaacaagaatgaggaggagaacagcACTGCAGACCACAAAGAATGACAACCATGACGGCGGCGTGACTTGAATGTAGCGCACAGGCTTCTTGttattgttgttgttgccaGCTTCATCTGTCTGTGCGCCCTGTGTACCAGAGCGCAGTCTTCTCCATCGCTGCTCTCGTCTTTTATTTGCTGTtgtttttgtgtgtgtgtgtttttttcaCATTGTCAATCTGGAGTTTGTGAGGatggctgcgcagcaccatTGCCCCAACCTCTGCAGGGCAGCAGGGACTCTCACTTCTTTTATCATTGAGttctgcgtctctctctctctctcgccctcggGTATACGTGGGATCTTGatcacttcccccccccccctccgctaAGCGCTTTCgagtgtgcgtgctgcttgCTGATGTCAGCGCGAGTGCATACAGTCACACAAGGCGAGTAAGAAGTACGACAGGATATAGATGCCGTAGGCATAGCTTATCTCTTTCTCGACCCAACTCAAACCTCCAGGCGCACGCGCCAGGGTGATGAGTCACCCTTCTGCAAACTGGAGAAGGGCCTGACAGTGCGCAAGAAAGATCAGCAAAGGGGAGCAGTACAGAGAGCACAAGAAGAGTGATGCGTTCAGATTTTCGTCTTCGCACGCATCCATTCctcagaaaagaaagagaaagcaggATCTTCTTCATCCAGCACATTTTCTATCTCACAACACGTGTGTTTGTGTCTGCAGGCATTACTGGAGCTTTCAGGTCCACCACTTAATCCCTCTCGCACGTGTAAGTAGGCGCTGTCGCCTTTGCGTCTCTCCGCTGCGTTAACTTCCGTACTTCACATAATTCTTCTTTCTGTGGAATAGGAACATCTTCCGCACCACACTCGGCGTTAGTTGGATTGTGGTTGTTCGTTTCTCCGtgtcttctttcttttctgttcgcCCCTTCTGCCACGGCGTTCCCCCATTAGCTCATTATTCAGTCTTTGTTTCACTGTCGCCTTTCGGTTTGGTGGCTCGTTACTGCGTATAGGAATGCCTGTGGCTGTGcatttttgtgtgtgtgtggcggaCGGGACGTGTACAGTGGACCCCTAAGCGACTGATCAAGAAGGCGGAGCGGGCACCCCACGTGAAGGATAAAGCTGCGCGCATGCGTACGGAAAGGGTTGACCACTGTACAGAGGAAATGGGCTAGGGGTGCAGCTACCTAGGTGCGTCTCCTTTCCTTCCGGCAATGCACTGCGATTCATTCAGCTGGCCACTGCTtttaccttttttttcgttaCTTTAGTTGCTCTGGCCACCCTGATGACTGGAAgtttacccccccccccaccaccaccaccactaccctctctctttctctgcgtTGGCGTGTATTTGTGCCCGCATATCTGTGTTGCCTACCTAGTTCTGTCCTTCTCtgacacagacgcacacactccACAAGCAGCTAGCCTCTGACTGGTGGGTGTGAGGACAGACTCTTTGTAGCTTCATTTCCGCTACTTTTACTCTCATtgccgacggcgccgcgTGTATTTAGATGTGTACGTTCCTCTCGCTTGCTTTGACTTCGTCATGGTGGTCCGTTGTTTTTTGTTTGGTGCAGTCATGATCTCCCCGTTTGCAGGCTCTCCTGCCTCCCTTTTGAGCTACCGTCATGGtgctcccttttctttgtgtgttgGTGCTTCGTCGTTTGTTTGCCTTGTTTCCGTTGTTGCGGTGGTTGGTTAGTTTGTCGATGTCTCTCTGCACGCGTACCGCCCGTCTCTATCAGCACCTCGTTACCCCTCCGCGGACAAGAGTTTGGAGGAGTCAAGGAAATCTGCTCCGAAGAAGGGAAGCCTCTTGCTGACAAGGGCAGAgtaaagagaaagagagggtaGAGAGGAGTAAACAAATGGGGTCGAGGTGATCATCCGCACCAAAAAGGCCCCTTTGTTGATCATTTTCCTTAAACGTCGGATGTCGCTGCGTTGCTTCTGATCGTTCTCTAGTCCTCGTTTCTGGTGTTCTACCTACTCTACTGTGCGTGTGAACACCCTTGCCGCTGTGATTCGCCTTTGGACATTTTTCTTTCCGTGTTGAGCAAACGCAGCCGAAAAAGAAACCAAAGAGACACGCGATGGCAGCAGGAAAGCGTGCTGTGCAGACGATAATGCTGCTCAGCGCACACCAATGCTGCTTGGTTCTCtgtgggggaggagagggagctgGGAAAGAGTGATATGGGACCACGACCATCTTTAAGGTGGGATGTCCAATCCCCCCTCCCGACTCGCAGTCCTGCACGTTCTGTATCTTTTCCTGTCCTGATACTGAAAGTCATATGCTTGCTGCCTTTGCTCTGGGGCTTGATGCAAGAGGCACTAAACTCCAGCGACAGAGGCTGATCAGGCGATGTCTAAAGGACTGGGTGACAGCAGCAATATGCGTCGTGCACAGTCGGACGCATcaatggtggtggtggtggtggtggtggtggtgaatacagtgcccccccccccactccaaTCCCattccgcctcctcccccacgtGTCGCGCCATCCGCGTCGTGAGCGTCGTCAGACTAGCTTTAGAGTTGTTTGCCAAGCGTGTTCACTCTATGACCTCCACCTCTCGCATCGACATTGACGTACGCTTCACCATAGATACGCACCTctgcccctcttctcctcgtctGCCACGCTTACACGCACAGTTGAGCCGAGCAACGCCTCTTcccggctctctctctctctctctcgacgAAGTCacctacacgcacgcaccggcgcctgtgagccccctctccctctctatcATTCCATTGTCGACACCTCCACATCTCGAATCCGAGATCAGCGACTTCGTCGGGGAAGTATGCTCCGCGCGACGGCACTCTCACTGGGCAAAGCCCTTGTTGTCGCTGAGATGGTGGGTGGGAAAGTCTCACCAGCGACGCTGGCCGCCATTACGGCGGCCTCGAAGGTGGGCCCTGTGACGGTCCTAGTGGCCGGCGCGTCCGCCAAGAGTGAGGCGCAGGTCCTTGCCAAGGTAAAATCTGTCCAGAATGTGCTGGCGGTCGAAGCGGCGCAATACAGCCACGGCCTCCCCGAGGAATACGCTCCGCTCATCGACGCGGTGGTGAGGGCGAACAGCTACACGCATGTGTTAGCCGGGACTTCGGCGTTTGGCAAGAACGTTATTCCCAGGGCTGCGGCGAAGCAGTGCTGCATGCCGATTCCAGAAGTCACGGAGATCAAAGACGAGAGGACGTTTGTGCGGCAGACGTACGCCGGCAATGCCATCACCACGGTCAAGTCGTCCGACAAGATCATGTACTGCACCTTGCGCGGTACAGCCTTTCCCcgcgccgaggtggagggcGGTAGTGCCGAAGTGGTGGATTTCGCCGCGACCCCGGCAGTGGGTAAGGCGAAGTTCGTAGCGGACCAAATTTCCACCAGCGACAAGCCCGACctggcgacagcagcgaccgTCATCTCCGGGGGTCGTGGCATGAAAAACGGCGACAACTTCAAGCTGCTCGAGGAACTCGCCACCccgctgcgcgctgctgtcggcgcTACTCGCGCTGTTGTGGATGCTGGCTATGTGCCGAACGAGATGCAGGTCGGTCAGACAGGCAAGACGGTCGCGCCAAACTTCTACCTTGCGTGCGGCATCTCCGGCGCTATCCAGCATGTGGCAGGCATGAAAGACTCGAAGGTGATCGCTGTTGTGAACACTGACCCGGAGGCGCCCTTCTTCCAAATCGCCGACTACGGTATTGTAGAAGATCTCTTCAAAGTGGTGCCAGAGTTGACGAAGAGGGTCAAGGAAGCTGCTGGCAAGTGAGTCCACTGGGGAAAAGGGATGAAAGCGCACGATCTAACACGACAAGGCGCGCACCTCTGAACGGAGGTACGAGTGACAAGGGAGGCAAGCTCGAGATGGGGAGTTCATTAGTCAACGTATCGTGACCACGACTGCCTGCAACTCCAACGTCGAAGGGGGCGCCCACTCCCCGCCACGCATTTCCACTTCGTTTGatttgtttctctttttcttgtgcTTCTTGGGCAGAACGGGCGGACCTGTGCGAAGAAACaggagcgccagcgctgGACTACTGTGATTTGGCAGAGCATGGAAATCGTCAAAAGGGTTGTGTGCACCCGTTTGCAGGCTTGTACGtatgtgtctctctctctctctgtgtgagGTGCTGGTGGGACACCTGTGTCCACTCATGACACGCCGGCCTCCCCAAatcctcttcgcctctctctttttttccctctgccCTGTAGCTCCTTGCTCCTGACCCTCCCTAGTCGgtcgcgtgcgcctctcgcttCTGCCTGTCTTTGGCAACCGTGGGCTGGCAtaacgacgacgacgacgacgctcACATGCTTGCAAAAGTGGCACCGTCAGGGGCGCCGGCGCCAACCGCATGAGCTGCAGGCTTCCGTACGGGCCTCCGATGCCAGCCCGGACGCCCCACACCAGAAGAGCACGAATGTCGAGCTTGCGAGACGACCGGAGTCCATCCTCGTCCAGCGCCGCACGGGCACCCATCCGTGCTTTGGattcctgcagcagcgggtgACTGGCAGTGACAGCATGGTGTGCCGGTGGGCTGCGGTTGTATGCGTTCACGCGAGGACTCGTTCGCGGAAGAGAGTGACAAGACCGAAAGGAATTTGGTGTGGTGAGGGTTGCCTTGTTGGAGGTTAACAAAGAAGGGGGCGAGGCGACATGCTTACTGCCACTGAGCAACAATGCAAATGCACCCCTCAGCGGTGTGCGCGGCGCCCTCTGCTCTGcaccactctctctctctcggtcggtcgctcgctcttcttcgcagcgcgcgcagacTTGATGCAGACGGTATTCGCATTACTAGCGGTCGCTTCTGCGTTACCTTTTTTACTCCGGTTCTTTTCTGTTCCACTGGTACCTCCCTTTGTTTTGCGGCTTCTTCGTGCCTATCATGGTGGATGCCGCTGTGCCCTTTTCCCTCATTATGTTTGGGGCGCTGCATCCTCCACACATCGGGGCGGTGTGTGGTAGagagacacacccacacacatgcacactcATTGCAAGCAGGCGAGCAGTGAATAGAAGGCCAGAGAAGGGTCGGAAGAAATCGAAAGAGAAAcgcaaaaagaaaaagcggTGAGCCCACTACTACCGGGTGTTGACGCTGAGTAGAGAGGCGAGAGGCAAGACGAGTCTGCGAGGCTCCTCGCCGCAGCTGTTTCCTTTGTTAACGTTGTggttctctttcctttcggtcctccctcccctttgcgTACAGGGCATCTCTGCATGCATAGCACTATAcacatatgtgtgtgtgggtgtgtgtgtgcttgtcgATGCTTATTTCCTTTCATGTACTTCATTTTCTGTTGTTCTCCTGTGTCGTCGCCTGTTGTGTTCACTTTGGGGCTTTTTCAGCGCATCCAtgctgctccttctttgTCGGTCTGTTTGTGAGaatttcccccccccctctctccttttcttcgcttcCATCTTGAGCGTCTTCGTGAGTTTCTCTCTCAATctgtctttttcttctcggctgtgtgcgccctctctctctctctcgttttgcTCTTGTTGACTGCAGCCCCCACACCCGCACCCGCacctgcgcacacacatatgcaaTGCAAATAACACCGACCGCATGATCCTACAGTTTGGTCAGACATCCGATCCTCCACGAAACATAGACGTGGGAAGATACGTGGTGAACTTGGGAGCAATACACACCGATCCTtagggggtgagagaggaaTGAACGACACCTCTGTTGTGTGTCGCTGCTTACGCCACGCATTCacacctctccccttttctctctcggtCCtttgagggggagggggggccaAGCACGCGCTGGGGTTGTTGATGGCTTAGCGTGGTCAAGGGTGGGCTTTCAAAGTCAGTGTGTCTACGGATCGTGTGCCATCATGTCgctttctttgcctctctgtctctgacTCCCTCACTTACCTGTGATCCCCACcatctctcctcctcgttcgCGACACGAGGGACACCCGCACTTGACACTGACCCCCACCAcattgctctctctctctctgcttttCTTTCAGGCTTTCCTCTACCATAACTGCGAGTATTCGCTAGGCTCCCCAGCCCATCAGCACCGCGCATACAGCccttgccgctgcctcgaTCTTTTCTTCCCACCTATcacgccttttcttttcaaGAGGAATACGATGACTCTCGACGTATACTACGCGCGCCAAGAGGCCGGTGCGCGTTTCTGGCTCTACGCGACTCCCTTTACCGAGATGCACTCAAGGGCGCATGAGAGCTGCGCTACGTGGCTGATGCCTGCAAATTTGGAAAGCATATAGGACTAAAGCTTGCAGAAAGATCCACAGACGATCAGCTCTTCATCTCCCCCTCAGCAGGCATTGGCCAgcatttctttttttctttccgctTCCCCTCGTCCCGCTGACCTGTTTCTCCTGTCCTTgtctgccctctctctctcccctcgcaCCTCCGCCCCTCTGTGCTTGCTTCGGTCATTACAACAAGACAGCAATTAAACGAACGACAGATATGCATATAGGTGTACCTATAGAAATATATAAATGGGTGTACATGCAGAGAGGCGTGTAAGAGGTGTCGCGGGATAAGCCCCTCGTATCTGCCCCCCtgggggagggcgaggggaGCACACCAATAGTGCAGACGTTCTCACCGATCCCCACATACGCTGTCCCGCACGGACTGACGacttcctctcctccagtATTTTCACACTTCTATCTCCCTTCCGCACCGCCATCTTCGTCCACTCTCTCGGCTGGCTGTCTTTTCCAAGATACACCCACCTCCACCCACGCCAGCAACATGTTTCACCAGTACAGACAGAGCGTTTGATATAAGCACGAGCACGCCTATCCCCTGCTACCTTGCAGCTCCTTCCGCttccctcgcctcctccccccccccccccgtacTCTCTTAGCAACCACGTCTattctccctctcccgctcAAAACCACGACCCACGCAATGCTGCgcgccttctcccttccACTCTTAAACAAGGTGCCCTACGCCACCTTGTTTAAATACAACCATGTCCTTCATAGTGTGTTCAAGGCGCCGTCGTCGAAGGTGGCGCTGACGCTTGAGCTGCCAAGGATGCCCAATGCGCAATTTACGTACGGGCAGCTGCAACGCGATGTAGTGGCGATGGCGGACGTGATGGTGCGACggaaggaggcggtggct contains the following coding sequences:
- a CDS encoding putative electron-transfer-flavoprotein, alpha polypeptide, whose translation is MLRATALSLGKALVVAEMVGGKVSPATLAAITAASKVGPVTVLVAGASAKSEAQVLAKVKSVQNVLAVEAAQYSHGLPEEYAPLIDAVVRANSYTHVLAGTSAFGKNVIPRAAAKQCCMPIPEVTEIKDERTFVRQTYAGNAITTVKSSDKIMYCTLRGTAFPRAEVEGGSAEVVDFAATPAVGKAKFVADQISTSDKPDLATAATVISGGRGMKNGDNFKLLEELATPLRAAVGATRAVVDAGYVPNEMQVGQTGKTVAPNFYLACGISGAIQHVAGMKDSKVIAVVNTDPEAPFFQIADYGIVEDLFKVVPELTKRVKEAAGK